The Streptomyces fungicidicus nucleotide sequence CCGCCCCCAGAGTCCGACAAGCCCGCGCACAGAGCACCCTCCGGGTGCGTTCGGAGGTCCACCGGGGCCGGGCCGCCACACGTGTCGGCGCACGTGTCGGCGCACAAAAAAGATCGCGCTGGACCCGGCGGAGTCCAGCGCGATCGACGACGCACCCTTGTTCAGTTGCCCGGAAAGCTCTGATCTGCTGGGGCGAGGGGCCTGTTGGGGCAGTCCCCGCGTCGCTTGGAGCAAGGGTTCCCGGGCGCCTCAGCCGGTGGGGGACCGGCCGCTGCCACCCGGATCATGCAGTTGTTCAGGCCTCGCTGCGCTGCTGCGGAATGCCCGCGAGCAGTGCGCGGACCTCGGCTTCGCGGTAGCGGCGGTGCCCGCCGAGCGTGCGGATCGACGTGAGCTTGCCTGCCTTCGCCCAGCGCGTGACCGTCTTCGGGTCGACGCGGAACATGGTGGCAACCTCAGCCGGGGTCAGCAGCGGCTCGGCATCAGGGGTGCGAGCGGTCATGAGCGGCCTCCTCGGGAGAACCGAACCTTCTCGGTTCTTTCCTCTAAATTCTGCACCTTGACCCGCGTTGCCCGAAATGGCGGACGCGAGTCGAGTCGGTTATAGGACGAACGGCTTGTCCTCGGCACTACAACTACACCATCTGTCCAGCCACGTCGGCCAAACCGATGGAATTGCCCTCCCAGGTGTTCATCAGCCGCGGAAGCCGATGGACCATGCCATAGCGGACAGTCACGCTGGTGTGACGATCAGTCACACCAGCGCGCAGGAGTCACCGGACCCCCCAAAGCGTGCAATGCTGAGATTCCGCCCATAGTCGAGCACAGCAGGACGGAGGAGTCCTCCCCGGACTCCTTGTCCTATTTTGGCATGAAGAGGGGCAAGCGGCGCAAGGGCCGCGTAAGTGCGGTCCGTCACGCTTGGCGCTCTTGGGACATACGCCCGGATCGGCGGCTACGTCCGTTGTAGGACCCGCGCTGACAGGACCTCAGAACACCTCAGGGCGATGACAAAACCCCAAGAACGGCGTTTGGTCAAACGTCAGTTCGCCGAACGCAGGTCGCGCACCGCGCGCCAGCGCTCCACGAGGCGCCCGTAGGCGGCCCCGGCGCCCTCCCCGTCGCCCCTGCGCAGCGCCGCGATCCCCTCGGCCACGTCGGCCGCCGAGTGGTCGTCCTGGAGCGTCTCGGCCGGCAGGGCGTGCACCAGTCCGCCGTAGTCCAGCTCGACCAGCGAGCGCGGATGGAACTCCTCCAGCCAGCGCCCGACGTCCACCAGGCCGTCGATCAGCGGGCTCTCGTCCACGGCCTCCCGCAGCGCCCGCAGCCCCCGCGCCACCCGGCGTCGGGCCTGCACCATCGGGGTCCGGTAGCGCAGCACGGTCGCCTCGTCGGCGGAGCCCTTGACGTACTCCCGCTCGTCGTCGGAGAAGAGCACGAACCAGTTGATCGGCACCTGCCAGGTCGAGGTGCGGATCCACGGCCGGGCGTCGGGGTTGTCGGCCAGCCAGCGCTCGTAGTCCTGGGTCGCCCGGCGCCGTACGGCCGGGGGCAGCAGCACGTCCAGGACCGGCAGCGGGAAGTCCTCCGCGAGCTCCCCCAGGGCCTGCCAGCCGCGCAGCCGGGTGCGCCAGGGGCAGACGCAGACCACGCCGTCGTTCTCCAGCACGAACGCGTCGTCGCTCTCGCGCGCCGGCACCGGGGCCGTCGGGGTGGACGCCAGACCGGTCAGCGCCCGGCGGAGTTCGTCCTGGTAGGAGGGGCGGCCGGGGCGGCGGGCGTAACGGGCCCAGTGGCCGCGTTCCGGTTCCGGGAAGGCGGCCAGCGGTTCGTACACGCGCAGGTAGGTCGCGTAGGGGACGATCACCGAGAACACCTTGGGCACGCCTGCTCCCTCCCCCGCGCACCGCCGGGAAAACCTGCAAGGTCCCCGCCCGGACGGGTGGTAAACCCGAGCAAATCGTCGCACGGCGGTACTCCGGTCGGAGGTGATCCGCGACACGGTGCCGCCGACGGACGGGTAAGGATCTACTCTCGTGCCACGCGGCTCCCGCCACCTCTACGGGCGCCGTCCCCACCCGCCGCTACTGACTCAGGAGTCACCACAGTGACCGACGTATCTGACGGCGTCCTGCACACCCTGTTCCACTCGGACCAGGGGGGCCACGAGCAAGTCGTGCTCTGTCAGGACCGCGCCAGCGGCCTCAAGGCCGTCATCGCCCTCCACTCCACCGCGCTGGGCCCCGCCCTCGGCGGCACGCGCTTCTACCCGTACGCCTCCGAGGAGGAGGCCGTCGCGGACGCGCTGAACCTCGCGCGCGGGATGTCGTACAAGAACGCCATGGCCGGGCTCGACCACGGCGGCGGCAAGGCCGTGATCATCGGCGACCCGGAGCGGATCAAGTCCGAGGAGCTGCTGCTGGCCTACGGCCGGTTCGTGGCCTCGCTCGGCGGCCGGTACGTCACCGCCTGCGACGTCGGCACCTATGTCGCCGACATGGACGTGGTGGCCCGCGAGTGCCGCTGGACCACCGGCCGCTCCCCCGAGAACGGCGGCGCGGGCGACTCCTCCGTGCTCACCTCCTTCGGCGTCTACCAGGGCATGCGCGCCGCCGCCCAGCACCTGTGGGGCGACCCCTCGCTGCGCGACCGCAAGGTCGGCGTCGCGGGCGTCGGCAAGGTCGGCCACCACCTGGTGGAGCACCTGCGCGCCGAGGGCGCCGAGGTCGTGATCACCGATGTGCGCGAGGACGCCGTGCGGCGGATCCTCGACCGGCACCCGCAGGGCGTGTCCGCCGTCGCCGACACCGAGGCGCTGATCCGCACCGAGGGCCTGGACGTCTACGCCCCGTGCGCGCTCGGCGGGGCGCTGAACGACGACACCGTGCCGGTGCTCACCGCCAGGGTGGTCTGCGGCGCCGCCAACAACCAGCTCGCCCACCCGGGCGTCGAGAAGGACCTCGCGGACCGCGGCATCCTCTACGCGCCGGACTACGTGGTGAACGCCGGCGGTGTCATCCAGGTCGCCGACGAGCTGCACGGCTTCGACTTCGACCGGTGCAAGGCGAAGGCGTCGAAGATCTTCGACACCACGCTCGCCATATTCGCACGTGCGAAGGAGGACGGGATTCCGCCGGCCGCCGCGGCCGACCGGATCGCCGAGCAGCGGATGGCGGAGGCACGCCCGGCGCGCTGACCGCGACGACAGGAACGGGGCCGCCCCGCCCGGGGCGTTCTCGTACATGTGAGCGGTACCCGTCGGCGGGCACGTGGAGAGAACTCTCACTTCTCCCGGCGGGTCGACCGTCGATAAGTGGTTAAAATCGCGTCTGACCAGCGAGGACAGGGCGCCTCGAGGGTCCTGGGCGCGGGCACGTCATGCGGGCGACGTACCGTATGGGCGCGGGCTCAGGTACCGTGGAAGCCCTACGGACCGGACTCTCCGCGGAGAGTCCGTTCTGGACCATGAACGCGTGTCAAGACTCTGGGGCCGTCGAGCCCCGTCGTTGAGGGGGTCGAGCCATGGGGCGCGGCCGGGCCAAGGCCAAGCAGACGAAGGTCGCCCGCCAGCTGAAGTACAACAGCGGTGGGACTGACCTCTCACGCCTGGCCGAGG carries:
- a CDS encoding Leu/Phe/Val dehydrogenase, encoding MTDVSDGVLHTLFHSDQGGHEQVVLCQDRASGLKAVIALHSTALGPALGGTRFYPYASEEEAVADALNLARGMSYKNAMAGLDHGGGKAVIIGDPERIKSEELLLAYGRFVASLGGRYVTACDVGTYVADMDVVARECRWTTGRSPENGGAGDSSVLTSFGVYQGMRAAAQHLWGDPSLRDRKVGVAGVGKVGHHLVEHLRAEGAEVVITDVREDAVRRILDRHPQGVSAVADTEALIRTEGLDVYAPCALGGALNDDTVPVLTARVVCGAANNQLAHPGVEKDLADRGILYAPDYVVNAGGVIQVADELHGFDFDRCKAKASKIFDTTLAIFARAKEDGIPPAAAADRIAEQRMAEARPAR
- the bldC gene encoding developmental transcriptional regulator BldC, which encodes MTARTPDAEPLLTPAEVATMFRVDPKTVTRWAKAGKLTSIRTLGGHRRYREAEVRALLAGIPQQRSEA